From Pseudomonas sp. CCI4.2, one genomic window encodes:
- a CDS encoding substrate-binding periplasmic protein: MPRLLRAMGLLGLLLMAHGAEAQTLRLVGDAWPPFTDVNLANGGLATDLVSTALKRAGYTTEFEQVPWARALFGLGEGRYDVLVDAWFNHDRTLLGEFSNEYLLNRVRFLKRKDSPIVFDNLQQLHPYPIAVVRGYAYSLAFDNDAELQKVPVHSFSMALQMLEAGRVALTVEDEYVARYNLNNESQQVRDSVEFLPRSLSENSLHILVSLKNPDHAQIVANFDREIAAMKADGTYDRLFREHGL, from the coding sequence ATGCCACGATTGCTTCGAGCCATGGGTTTGCTGGGATTGTTGTTGATGGCGCACGGCGCCGAAGCGCAAACGTTGCGTTTGGTCGGCGATGCATGGCCACCTTTTACTGACGTCAATCTGGCTAACGGTGGATTGGCTACAGACCTTGTCAGCACGGCCTTAAAGCGTGCCGGTTACACCACTGAATTTGAGCAAGTGCCTTGGGCGCGTGCGTTGTTTGGGTTAGGAGAAGGGCGCTATGACGTGTTGGTCGATGCCTGGTTTAATCACGATCGCACGCTGTTAGGAGAGTTTTCGAACGAGTACCTGCTTAACCGCGTTCGCTTTCTCAAGCGCAAAGATTCCCCTATCGTTTTCGATAATTTACAGCAGCTTCATCCGTATCCCATCGCTGTGGTGCGAGGCTATGCCTATTCATTAGCGTTTGATAATGATGCCGAGCTGCAAAAAGTCCCGGTCCACAGTTTTTCCATGGCGCTGCAAATGCTGGAGGCAGGGCGGGTTGCGCTGACCGTGGAGGATGAATATGTCGCCCGTTATAACCTGAATAACGAGTCGCAACAGGTCCGTGACAGCGTTGAATTTCTTCCCAGGTCACTGAGCGAGAACAGCCTGCATATTCTGGTCAGCCTGAAGAATCCCGATCACGCGCAAATTGTTGCCAACTTTGATCGGGAGATAGCTGCAATGAAAGCCGATGGGACCTATGACCGTCTGTTTCGTGAGCACGGCCTGTAA
- a CDS encoding GNAT family N-acetyltransferase produces the protein MSINWVCKHHTDLSKEQLYAILRLRAEVFVVEQKCWYQDVDGQDLEGDTCHLMAWENDVLVAYLRLLDPIQQGGDVVIGRVVTALVARKRGMGHSLIVQALVHAEQRWPDQPIYLSAQAHLQGYYGRYGFKPVGEVYLEDDIPHIGMRRDLD, from the coding sequence ATGTCGATCAATTGGGTTTGCAAACACCACACCGACCTCAGCAAAGAACAGCTCTACGCTATATTGCGGTTGCGTGCCGAAGTTTTTGTGGTCGAGCAAAAGTGCTGGTATCAGGACGTCGACGGTCAGGATCTGGAGGGTGACACCTGTCACCTGATGGCTTGGGAAAACGACGTGCTGGTGGCCTATTTGCGCCTGCTTGATCCGATCCAGCAAGGCGGTGATGTCGTCATCGGCCGCGTTGTCACTGCACTGGTTGCGCGCAAACGCGGCATGGGGCATTCCTTGATAGTGCAGGCATTGGTGCACGCCGAACAAAGGTGGCCTGACCAACCGATCTATCTCTCGGCTCAAGCCCACTTACAAGGCTACTACGGCCGCTATGGCTTCAAGCCTGTTGGCGAGGTGTACCTGGAGGACGATATCCCCCACATAGGTATGCGTCGCGACCTGGACTAG